Part of the SAR202 cluster bacterium genome, TGAGCAAGGCGCACATTTATTGTCTTCCAAATATAACAAAACGCAGCCATTGAGTTGGCTCCGTCTAGGCATGCTCTGAGTGTTCTCGACTTTAACTTACAGACACTAGCTCTATCTCAAAGGTCAGGGTCTTGCCAGCCATGGGGTGGTTACCGTCCAGGGTGACCTGGGCATCGTTAAACTCGACGACGCTAAAATAGACCACCTCGCCGTTAGGGGCCTGGGCCTGGAGCTTCATACCCTTGGCCAAAGGAATAGACGCAGGTATCTCCTGACGGTCAACCTTCAGCATTTTGTCCTCTCGATGGGGGCCGTAGGCCTGCTCCGAGGCTATCTTGACGGTCTTACTGTCACCGACCTCCATCCCCATAATGGCGGCCTCGAATCCGGGAATCATCCGGCCTTCGCCCAGAGTGAACTCAATCGGATCAATATCCTTTGATGAGTCGAAGACCGTGCCGTCATCCAGCTTGCCGGTGTAGTGGACCTTAACCGTGTTACCATTGCCAGCTTTAGCCATTCCTCTCTCCTTGTTAGTTTCTAGGGATGGGTGTTTGTCCATGGGCTCGGCACAAGTCATGATAAGGCTGAGCAAATGTCGAGCGGACAATAATTTGAGGCGAGGTTTAGAAGTCTTGTGAGAGCAGACAAGTCGATTATATCTCAGGGGTGAAGGCTTGAGGAAGGTTGCGCCGGCTGAAACATTGAGGGGGTCCCCTAACATTAGGGAACCCCCTTGAGAAACCGTGGCAGTTCAGAGAACCAGTCTGGTTCCCTTACAGCCCTCTAAACTAGGCCCGGACTCCTGCCGCGTTCACCTGAACGACTTCTATGTCGCCCAGGGTGTTGTTGTCGCCAATAACAGCCACACCAATGTTTACCTGCACTATAACTATGGTGTACTAGTTGACGACGGTGTGCGGGTGCGCTTCGTCGCAGTCTGCGGCGTCGCCACCCTGGGCATCCGTGGCGCTGCCGGAAGCTCCATTTCCCTGCTCAATTTTCTGCTCGGTCTCATTGGAGTTCTTAGACTGAGCCGTATTGACGTTAGCCTGATTGCTATCGCCGAAGATTGCCACGCTGACGTTGGTCTGCTGGGCCGTGGCCTCAGACTTTTGCTGAGTCTCGTTAACGTTGGCCCCAACATTCTGCTGCTCTGCCGACCCCCCGTCACCATTCCCTTCGTACTCGTTCTCATGCTCGATTTTCTGCTCGGTCTCATTCTCATTCTTGGCTTCGGCCTCGTTGACGTTGGCCTGGTTGCTGTCGCCGAAGATGGCTACACTCACGTTGGTCTGCTGGGCGTTAGC contains:
- a CDS encoding peptidylprolyl isomerase gives rise to the protein MAKAGNGNTVKVHYTGKLDDGTVFDSSKDIDPIEFTLGEGRMIPGFEAAIMGMEVGDSKTVKIASEQAYGPHREDKMLKVDRQEIPASIPLAKGMKLQAQAPNGEVVYFSVVEFNDAQVTLDGNHPMAGKTLTFEIELVSVS